Genomic segment of Gloeocapsa sp. DLM2.Bin57:
GGACCAGAATTTCTGCGATCGCGTTCCGATTTAGCCGACGCAAAAGGTTTTATCCCCGTTTTACCTACTTATCAACATCCCGACTTTGATTCTATTTATGCAGCAGGTGTAGTAGTTAAAATACAACCCCCAGAACAAACACCTATTCCTACGGGAGTCCCTAAAACAGGACAAATGACCGAAGCGATGGGTATGGCGGTAGCTCATAATTTAGCAGTTAGATTAGGAGAACATTCTGGTTCTTTAGTTACTCCTACCTTAGCAGCTATTTGTATTACTGATTTTGGCGATCGCGGTATTGTCTTTATTGCGGATCAAGTGCTCCCTGATCCAGTGACGGGTAAAAGACGTAGATCTGTTGCTTTAGAAGGACGTTGGGTTAGTTGGGCTAAAACCCTATTTGAGCAATTCTTTCTAACTAAAATGCGTTTAGGTATGTCTGTTCCCTGGTTTGAACAATGGGGATTAAAAATTTTGGGCTTAGATTTAGTCGAACCTATCGAGGACTCATCCCCACTCCGTTATGCTGAGATTGAAGACTTTCGGAAGTTAAGTTAATTCTGGAGTGCTTGTTGTAATTGGGGAATAAACACCGAATACATACCTCGTAAATCCCCCTCTTGGAAGTCAAAAGCTAAATCTTGGGGGTATTTATCCATAACAAATGGAGGTCGGCTATTTTTAGCCCCATGACAAGCTAAACAACTAGCTTCTACATTAATCCGTCGATAATAATGTGTTCCCTCCTTTTCTTGTTGCCAAAAGCCCATAAGTTCAGGTTTTTGCTCAAATTGAGCTAAAGCAATTGTTTCTGACAAATTACTAGGAGCGTGAACGGGATTACGATATTTTTTAGCAATTTGCTTGACTTGCCAACCGTTTTCTTGGCTTAGTTGTTTAGCTCGCATTCCTACAGGTTTACAGACTTCCTTAAAGGTTTGTAGATCGGGTGTTTCTGATTGATTATTTAAGCCACTAGCTAGGCTTGAGCGCATAGTATCAAGGGATTCTATCTCCTCTACTGCTCGCACAAGTTGACTTGAGTCTGCGATCGCCATAGCAGTCAAAGGGAATAAGCAGAGACTCAGTAGCAATAAAACTAAAGAAAAAATTTTCATGGCAAATTTTACTAAATCGTTATATAATAAATTTAGCACAAAGAAAGCCATCTTTACAAATAAATTATGTCAAGTGAAAACATCTTACCTAGAGAAAGTCCTTCCCAATCGAGACGACAATAGTTCACATTCGCCTAGAAGGAGAGACGATCTGGAGTAATACCCTATGGTTATGCACCTCTTGTCATATTTGCACCTCTGACGGGGTGACAAGCTCGTTGAAACCTTGGTTGAGACTAAGGTTCAGTCGTTACTATTCCTTGGAAAATTGTCAGAATTTTCCAGCTTATTGAGAATGCTCCAGAAAAAAAATGATATTTCAAGGCGCTCGCGTAGCGCTGCGGGCAGACCGCCACACATTCCTTAGTGTTGACTTAAAAATCATAGTCCAATCAAAACAATTATGGCGCGATCGCTAACAACCCGCCTCAAAGAAGATTGATTTTTTAGTCAATCTACAAGAAGAGAAAAAACAAATTGTAAAACTGGTGGCTATAACTTGGAAGGTTCTAAAGCCAATACTCAACGACTAACTTCTGGTTATCCTGGACAAAAATAAAATGATTATCATTAGCTTAATTCTCAATAAGAAGAAAATTTTTGACTAATTTTTTCCGCGCTCGCCCGACCCAGACCTTAATCTCCACAAGCTTTTTAGCTACCCTGTCACCCCGTCAGATCACTGAGTTAATCGGGTTAGCTATGGGTATAAAACCCCATAAACTCGGACTTGATAAACATATCGTCTCTACTAAATCAGTTTTGTCTAAATTAGTTATATAATTAAATAGTTTAAACTAAGTCCCAAAAACCATGACTCAAAAAACCCAAGATTGTGAATTATCTCATCTTTCTCCTGATTCCCTCAATATGGTTGCGGATTTCTTTAAACTTCTTTCGGAAGTAACGCGCCTACAAATAGTCTGTACCTTAAAATCAGGACCTAAAAATGTCAGCCAAATCGTCGCAGCTACCGGATTAGGTCAAGCTAATGTTTCTAAACACTTAAAATTACTGACAGATGCTCGCTTATTATCTCGTTCACAACAGGGAGTAACCGTGATTTATGAGATTTCTAACCCCGTAGTTTTTTCTCTCTGTGACATTGTTTGTAACTCTCTGGCTATTCAACTAGAAAAGCAGCAACAAGATTTAGAAAATCTCAAGTTATTAAGTTTAAGTAAATAAACAGATGAATTGGACAAGTGCTATTGTAGCTTACTTTCATTATTTGGGCTTGATGCTCAGTTTTGGCGCTTTAGGAATTGAATTATTTAATTTTAAAAAAGACATGAGTCTGACTGAAGCTAAAAGAGTAGCTTTTGCTGATGTTGTCTATGGTATCTCAGCAACCACTATTTTAGTTACAGGAATTCTGCGGGTAATGTATTTTGGTAAAGGATCAGAATATTATCTCCATAATCCTTTTTTCTGGACTAAGATGGGTATCTTTATCGTGGTTAGTATTTTGTCTCTCTATCCCACCATTACTTTTATCTTCTGGTTTAAAACTTTAGCAGAGGAAAAACCCCCATCCCTAGAATTACCCCAAGTCCATCGGATTAGTTGGATGATTAAAGGGGAATTATTGGGTTTTAGTCTTATTCCTTTATTTGCAGCAATTATGGCTAGGATGACTTGATGATTTTGAAGAGTTTTATTTTGGCGATCGCTTGTTGTTTGTGCTTACTTTCTGGTAATGCTTTCTCTTTACCCCTAAATACAGCTACTCCTTCTCAAGAGATACTAGAAACGATTGATCAGTTTCTCTCTACTCTTCCTGGAGACTATTACACTATTCAAAAAATAGACAAACTCAAAAAGATTGATAATGCTTTATTTATTGATGTTCGAGAACCTTCTGAATATCTGACAGGACATATTCCAGGAGCGATTAACATTCCCTTAGGGAGTCTAACCGACAATTTGACTCAAATACCCCAGAAAAGACCCGTAATTCTCTATTGTTCTACTGGTTACCGCACAGGAATCGGAGTAACTACCTTACAATTATTGGGATACAGTAACGTTAGGGGTTTTCCTCCTAGTATTCGAGGTTGGAAAAATGCAGGAGAATCTTTAGAAATGTTTCCTGAAAAGGTTGCTAAAATTGAATAAATAAATTACTATATATTTATATAATGAATAAAAGAAGGTGAAAATGTTATTTCGTCAATTATTTGATCCTCAAACCAGTACCTATACTTATCTAATTGCAGATACACAAACCCGAGAAGCTGTATTGGTAGATTCAGTCTTAGAACAAGTAGAACGAGATCTAAAATTAATTCAGGAGTTAGGATTAACCCTGGGTTATTGTTTAGAGACACATATTCACGCAGATCACATTACTGGAGCAGGAAAACTACGGGAATTAACAGGATGTTTAGGAATTGTACCCGAAAATGCTCAAGTAGATTGTGCTGATAGAATGATCAAAAATGGCGAAGAGTTAACCATAGGTGAGATTGTAGTCAAAGCGATCGCCACCTTAGGACATACTGATAGTCATAACTCTTACCTAGTCAATCAGGATAGAGTCTTAACAGGAGATTCTCTCTTAATTCGAGGTTGTGGACGTACCGACTTTCAAAGTGGAGATGCAGGTACATTATATGACCATATCACCAAAAGACTATTTACCTTACCCTCCCCAACCCTAGTCTATCCTGGTCATGACTATCGAGGTTTTACCGTCTCCACCATCAAAGAAGAAAAACAATATAATCCTCGTTTCTTAGGTCAAACCCGAGAAAGTTTTATTGAGTTAATGAATAACTTAAACCTACCGGATCCTCAAAAGATAGCTGAAGCTGTTCCCGCTAATCAACTCTGTGGCAAAGTAACTGTAAATATTTAAATCATGACAACAACAACCTCTGCAAAAAATCTGCAAACTATAGACGCTTCAACCCTCAAACAATGGTTAGAAGAAGAAAAGGTAACCCTGATTGATGTGCGCGAATCCCCTGAATACAGAGGAGAACGTATCCCTGATGCTCAACTAGTCTCTCTCTCTAATTTTGACCCACAAAAAATCCCCCAAGACTCAACTAAAAAAGTAGTGTTATATTGTCGCACTGGTAATCGTTCTACCCAAGCTGCACAAAAATTATTTTCTCAGGGTTATGAGGAAGTAACTCATTTAAAAGATGGTCTAATTGCTTGGAAACAAGCAGGATATCCT
This window contains:
- a CDS encoding DUF2214 family protein → MNWTSAIVAYFHYLGLMLSFGALGIELFNFKKDMSLTEAKRVAFADVVYGISATTILVTGILRVMYFGKGSEYYLHNPFFWTKMGIFIVVSILSLYPTITFIFWFKTLAEEKPPSLELPQVHRISWMIKGELLGFSLIPLFAAIMARMT
- a CDS encoding rhodanese-like domain-containing protein, translating into MILKSFILAIACCLCLLSGNAFSLPLNTATPSQEILETIDQFLSTLPGDYYTIQKIDKLKKIDNALFIDVREPSEYLTGHIPGAINIPLGSLTDNLTQIPQKRPVILYCSTGYRTGIGVTTLQLLGYSNVRGFPPSIRGWKNAGESLEMFPEKVAKIE
- a CDS encoding MBL fold metallo-hydrolase; this translates as MLFRQLFDPQTSTYTYLIADTQTREAVLVDSVLEQVERDLKLIQELGLTLGYCLETHIHADHITGAGKLRELTGCLGIVPENAQVDCADRMIKNGEELTIGEIVVKAIATLGHTDSHNSYLVNQDRVLTGDSLLIRGCGRTDFQSGDAGTLYDHITKRLFTLPSPTLVYPGHDYRGFTVSTIKEEKQYNPRFLGQTRESFIELMNNLNLPDPQKIAEAVPANQLCGKVTVNI
- a CDS encoding DUF2892 domain-containing protein gives rise to the protein MTTTTSAKNLQTIDASTLKQWLEEEKVTLIDVRESPEYRGERIPDAQLVSLSNFDPQKIPQDSTKKVVLYCRTGNRSTQAAQKLFSQGYEEVTHLKDGLIAWKQAGYPTIVDKNAPISLMRQVQIVAGFLVLTGTILGAFVSPWFLLLSGFVGSGLMFAGITNTCALGMLLAKLPYNRQ
- a CDS encoding transcriptional regulator; its protein translation is MTQKTQDCELSHLSPDSLNMVADFFKLLSEVTRLQIVCTLKSGPKNVSQIVAATGLGQANVSKHLKLLTDARLLSRSQQGVTVIYEISNPVVFSLCDIVCNSLAIQLEKQQQDLENLKLLSLSK
- a CDS encoding DUF3365 domain-containing protein, whose product is MKIFSLVLLLLSLCLFPLTAMAIADSSQLVRAVEEIESLDTMRSSLASGLNNQSETPDLQTFKEVCKPVGMRAKQLSQENGWQVKQIAKKYRNPVHAPSNLSETIALAQFEQKPELMGFWQQEKEGTHYYRRINVEASCLACHGAKNSRPPFVMDKYPQDLAFDFQEGDLRGMYSVFIPQLQQALQN